One part of the Methylobacterium terrae genome encodes these proteins:
- a CDS encoding lysylphosphatidylglycerol synthase domain-containing protein: MNFASKDNNLARAEPLRDAGAGPEMPRDEDPAGQDPGRDPQSPPAGHASPERHARHRRRYAWLGTLASVVLFVISLAVLGKLVSTVTWAELRTAFLAATPEQVGLAVALVVVSYLFLTCYDALALRQLKLKVPYRTTALASFTSYAVSFNLGFPLLTAGTVRYWIYSAQGLSPGRIAALTIVAGFTFWLGMGAVLGISLIREAEPLSHLTYTSVLLNQGLGVATLAAVLAYLAWVSLKRRSVKVRGWRLELPGLKLSLSQMLVGAGDVCAAAGVLYVLLPAGHGLSFETFVAIYVLAAMLGIASHAPGGLGVFEATVLLALSGLPRESVLGALLLFRVCYYLVPFVVALAALGAYEIAKRARLTPREAPNDDAAESDEKP; this comes from the coding sequence ATGAATTTCGCCAGCAAGGACAACAACCTCGCGCGGGCCGAGCCCCTGCGCGATGCGGGCGCCGGGCCGGAGATGCCGCGCGACGAGGATCCGGCCGGGCAGGACCCGGGCCGTGATCCGCAATCGCCCCCGGCAGGTCATGCGTCCCCGGAACGTCATGCCCGCCACCGCCGCCGCTACGCCTGGCTCGGCACGCTGGCGAGCGTCGTGCTGTTCGTCATCTCCCTCGCGGTGCTGGGCAAGCTCGTCTCGACCGTCACATGGGCCGAGCTGCGCACCGCCTTCCTGGCGGCGACGCCGGAGCAGGTCGGCCTCGCCGTCGCGCTCGTCGTGGTGAGCTACCTCTTCCTCACCTGCTACGACGCCCTGGCGCTGCGCCAGCTCAAGCTGAAGGTGCCCTACCGCACCACCGCGCTCGCCTCCTTCACCAGCTACGCGGTGAGCTTCAACCTCGGCTTTCCCCTGCTCACCGCCGGCACGGTGCGCTACTGGATCTATTCGGCGCAAGGCCTCAGCCCCGGGCGCATCGCGGCGCTCACGATCGTTGCCGGCTTCACCTTCTGGCTCGGCATGGGGGCGGTGCTCGGCATCAGCCTGATCCGCGAGGCCGAGCCGCTCTCGCACCTCACCTATACCAGCGTCCTCCTCAACCAGGGGCTCGGGGTCGCGACGCTGGCGGCGGTGCTGGCCTACCTCGCCTGGGTCTCGCTGAAGCGCCGCAGCGTCAAGGTGCGGGGCTGGCGGCTGGAACTGCCGGGGCTGAAGCTGAGCTTGAGCCAGATGCTGGTCGGCGCCGGCGACGTCTGCGCGGCGGCGGGCGTGCTCTACGTGCTGCTGCCGGCCGGCCACGGCCTCAGCTTCGAGACCTTCGTGGCGATCTACGTGCTCGCCGCGATGCTCGGCATCGCCAGCCACGCGCCGGGCGGGCTCGGGGTGTTCGAGGCCACGGTGCTGCTGGCGCTCTCCGGCCTGCCGCGGGAATCGGTGCTCGGCGCGCTGCTGCTGTTCCGGGTCTGCTACTATCTGGTGCCGTTCGTGGTGGCGCTCGCGGCGCTCGGCGCCTACGAGATCGCCAAGCGGGCGCGCCTGACCCCGCGGGAAGCGCCCAACGATGATGCCGCCGAGAGCGACGAAAAGCCCTGA
- a CDS encoding ATP-binding protein — protein MMPPRATKSPDAAERQDDRRDDRQEARTAEGAPPPPFLPSASGTLSAARRAAWRGALGAALVFLAGIAWLHGLDPGTGLVALLAVLVGGLAAAPRRGEPVPRSEASPGRGRHGLAEALLANIPDPVILIDRRSLVIETNAAARALLPSLRPRHPLSFALRDPDVLDGIETVLRTGEPLKTQYSPRVPTERTFEVQIGAMQGGEAGRAGPNVVLFLRDLTSAQRLETMRVDFVANASHELRTPLASLLGFIETLQGPARDDAKARERFLGIMRVQALRMTRLIDDLLSLSRIELRAHVPPTQAVEVAPLARQIVDALGVIARERGVAITLDAEPEPLRVLGDRDEILRVIENLVENAVKYGGDGGRVDVALSLLPAEEGRPPQVEIAVRDEGPGIAPEHLPRLTERFYRVDAASSRQQGGTGLGLAIVKHILNRHRGRLLVESAPGEGATFRALIPALIPAHGDSRNAASADQGQATSSRPT, from the coding sequence ATGATGCCGCCGAGAGCGACGAAAAGCCCTGACGCTGCCGAGCGGCAGGATGACCGGCGGGACGATCGGCAGGAAGCAAGGACCGCCGAGGGGGCCCCGCCGCCGCCGTTCCTGCCCAGCGCCTCCGGCACCCTCTCCGCCGCCCGCCGGGCCGCCTGGCGCGGCGCGCTCGGCGCCGCGCTGGTCTTCCTCGCCGGGATCGCCTGGCTGCACGGGCTCGATCCCGGGACCGGGCTCGTCGCCCTCCTCGCCGTCCTGGTCGGCGGCCTCGCCGCCGCGCCGCGGCGGGGCGAGCCGGTGCCGCGCTCCGAGGCGTCGCCCGGCCGCGGCCGCCACGGCCTCGCCGAGGCCCTGCTCGCCAACATCCCCGACCCCGTCATCCTGATCGACCGCCGCTCCCTGGTGATCGAGACCAACGCCGCCGCCCGCGCCCTGCTGCCGTCGCTGCGCCCGCGCCACCCGCTCTCCTTCGCGCTGCGCGACCCCGACGTGCTCGACGGCATCGAGACGGTCCTGCGCACCGGCGAGCCGCTGAAGACCCAGTATTCCCCCCGGGTCCCGACCGAGCGCACCTTCGAGGTGCAGATCGGCGCCATGCAGGGCGGCGAGGCCGGACGGGCCGGGCCGAACGTGGTGCTGTTCCTGCGCGACCTCACCTCGGCCCAGCGCCTCGAGACGATGCGGGTCGATTTCGTCGCCAATGCCAGCCACGAGCTGCGCACCCCGCTCGCCTCGCTGCTCGGCTTCATCGAGACGCTTCAGGGCCCGGCCCGGGACGATGCCAAGGCGCGCGAGCGCTTCCTCGGCATCATGCGGGTCCAGGCCCTGCGCATGACGCGGCTGATCGACGACCTCCTGTCCCTCTCCCGCATCGAATTGCGCGCCCACGTGCCGCCGACGCAGGCGGTCGAGGTGGCGCCGCTCGCCCGTCAGATCGTCGACGCCCTCGGGGTGATCGCCCGCGAGCGCGGCGTCGCCATCACCCTCGACGCCGAACCGGAGCCGCTGCGCGTCCTCGGCGACCGCGACGAGATCCTGCGGGTGATCGAGAACCTGGTCGAGAACGCCGTGAAGTACGGCGGCGACGGCGGCCGGGTCGATGTTGCCTTGAGCCTCCTGCCGGCGGAGGAGGGCCGCCCGCCGCAGGTCGAGATCGCGGTGCGCGACGAGGGGCCGGGCATCGCCCCCGAGCACCTGCCGCGCCTGACCGAGCGGTTCTACCGGGTCGACGCCGCCTCGAGCCGCCAGCAGGGCGGCACGGGCCTCGGCCTCGCGATCGTCAAGCACATCCTCAACCGCCATCGCGGCCGGCTGCTGGTCGAGAGCGCCCCGGGGGAGGGGGCGACCTTCCGTGCCCTGATCCCGGCCCTGATCCCGGCCCACGGCGATTCGCGGAACGCCGCCTCCGCCGATCAGGGGCAGGCGACGAGCAGCCGCCCGACATAG
- a CDS encoding DUF1007 family protein yields MIGRVLAAVAMLCGGAGAALAHPHVWVQARAELVLDGKRNLVAIRESWTFDPEYSAFAVLNLDSKRDGVPDQAKLDAMAVERLEAMAETAYFTTGKLNGRPLTLKAGPAPKARFSQGRLTMDFTLVPQGPTGPVRTLVVSVDDPDFYVAFGLPPGDPVTLSGSPDCVLKLTRPARQAKEGEQLIPDEEATGTPGAAAAAAADYVGRLLVACP; encoded by the coding sequence ATGATCGGGCGGGTTCTGGCGGCTGTGGCGATGCTGTGCGGCGGGGCGGGGGCGGCGCTCGCGCATCCCCACGTCTGGGTGCAGGCGCGGGCCGAGCTGGTGCTCGACGGCAAGCGCAACCTGGTGGCGATCCGCGAATCCTGGACCTTCGACCCGGAATACTCCGCCTTCGCGGTGCTGAACCTCGATTCGAAGCGCGACGGGGTGCCGGATCAGGCAAAGCTCGACGCCATGGCGGTCGAGCGCCTGGAGGCGATGGCCGAGACCGCCTATTTCACGACGGGCAAGCTCAACGGGCGCCCGCTGACCCTCAAGGCCGGCCCCGCCCCGAAGGCGCGTTTTTCGCAAGGCCGCCTCACCATGGACTTCACCCTGGTGCCGCAGGGGCCGACCGGCCCGGTGCGCACCCTGGTGGTGAGCGTCGACGACCCGGATTTCTACGTCGCCTTCGGGCTGCCGCCGGGGGACCCGGTCACGCTGTCGGGCAGCCCGGACTGCGTGCTGAAGCTCACCCGCCCGGCCCGGCAGGCGAAGGAGGGCGAGCAGCTGATCCCCGACGAGGAGGCCACCGGCACCCCGGGCGCGGCCGCGGCGGCGGCCGCCGACTATGTCGGGCGGCTGCTCGTCGCCTGCCCCTGA
- a CDS encoding heavy metal translocating P-type ATPase codes for MTASARRLTLPVEGMTCASCTGRVERVLKRVPGVQAVAVNLATGRATLDLAPDNDPVALAEAVEGAGYAVPEAVTELAVEGMTCASCTGRVERGLESVPGVRAASANLATGRVTVRHPAGLVSPDALADAVREAGYEPRPVTAQADAPASPREAETLARDLVLAALLSLPVVVLDMGGHLVGHGLLPGAGIFGISWSAGIQAVLATLVLAGPGRRFFARGLPGLVRGHPDMNALVALGAGAAYLYSLVATLAPGLLPAGAAHIYFEASVLIVTLILLGRTLEARARGRTGAAIARLVGLAPKTALVVRDGIETEVPAADLQVGDRVRVRPGERLPADGRVVEGTSRIDESMLTGEPVPAAKGPGDVVTGGTVNGTGALEVAVERIGADTALAQIVRMVEAAQGAKLPIQAVADRVTARFVPAVLALALLTFLAWLSLGPAPSLGEALVHAVAVLIIACPCAMGLATPTSIMVGTGRAAERGVLFRSGAALQALEDVRVVAFDKTGTLTEGRPSLTDLIPAPGFDPDAVLASAAALESRSEHPIARAVVAAAAEKGLPLPPVSAFAAVPGHGVTGRAGDRQVAIGAARHLAGLDLAGLAPHAERLAAQGRSPVFVALDGVPAAVLAVSDPVKPGAAEAVRALADRGLAVALVTGDATGTAEGVARSLGIAIVLAEVLPAGKRDAVRSLRERHGPVAFVGDGINDAPALAEAEIGLAIGTGTDVAVESADVVLMAGDPATVGEALRLSRAVMRNIRQNLFWAFAYNVALIPVAAGVLRVVGGPSLSPVLAAGAMALSSVFVVGNALRLRRA; via the coding sequence ATGACCGCATCCGCCCGCCGCCTCACCCTGCCCGTCGAGGGCATGACCTGCGCGTCCTGCACCGGCCGCGTCGAGCGAGTGCTGAAACGGGTGCCGGGCGTGCAGGCCGTCGCGGTCAATCTCGCCACCGGCCGCGCCACCCTCGACCTCGCACCCGACAACGATCCCGTCGCCCTGGCCGAGGCGGTGGAGGGCGCCGGCTACGCGGTGCCCGAGGCGGTGACCGAGCTCGCCGTCGAGGGGATGACCTGCGCATCCTGCACCGGCCGGGTCGAGCGGGGGCTCGAAAGCGTGCCCGGCGTGCGCGCGGCGAGCGCCAACCTCGCCACCGGCCGGGTCACCGTGCGCCACCCCGCCGGCCTCGTCTCGCCGGACGCCCTCGCCGACGCCGTGCGCGAGGCGGGCTACGAGCCCCGCCCGGTGACGGCGCAAGCCGACGCCCCCGCTTCCCCCCGCGAGGCCGAGACCCTGGCCCGGGACCTGGTTCTCGCCGCCCTGCTCTCGCTCCCCGTCGTGGTGCTCGACATGGGGGGGCATCTCGTCGGCCACGGCCTCCTGCCCGGCGCCGGGATTTTCGGGATTTCTTGGAGCGCCGGCATCCAGGCGGTGCTCGCCACCCTGGTGCTGGCCGGGCCCGGGCGGCGCTTCTTCGCCCGCGGCCTGCCCGGGCTGGTCCGCGGCCACCCGGACATGAACGCGCTGGTGGCCCTCGGCGCGGGTGCCGCCTACCTGTACTCGCTGGTCGCGACGCTGGCGCCCGGGCTGCTCCCGGCGGGTGCGGCCCACATCTACTTCGAGGCGTCCGTCCTCATCGTCACCCTGATCCTGCTCGGGCGCACCCTCGAGGCCAGGGCCCGGGGCCGCACCGGCGCGGCGATCGCCCGCCTCGTCGGCCTCGCGCCGAAGACCGCGCTCGTCGTGCGCGACGGCATCGAGACCGAGGTGCCGGCGGCCGATCTCCAGGTCGGCGACCGCGTGCGGGTCCGCCCCGGCGAGCGCCTGCCGGCGGACGGACGGGTGGTCGAGGGCACGTCCCGCATCGACGAGAGCATGCTGACCGGCGAGCCGGTGCCGGCGGCCAAGGGCCCGGGCGACGTGGTCACCGGCGGCACCGTCAACGGCACCGGCGCGCTCGAGGTCGCGGTCGAGCGGATCGGTGCCGACACGGCGCTCGCCCAGATCGTCCGCATGGTCGAGGCGGCTCAAGGAGCGAAGCTCCCGATCCAGGCGGTCGCCGACCGGGTCACCGCCCGCTTCGTGCCGGCGGTGCTCGCCCTCGCCCTCCTCACCTTCCTCGCCTGGCTCAGCCTTGGCCCGGCTCCGTCCCTCGGCGAGGCCCTGGTCCACGCCGTCGCGGTGCTGATCATCGCCTGCCCCTGCGCCATGGGACTGGCGACCCCAACCTCGATCATGGTCGGCACTGGGCGAGCGGCGGAACGCGGCGTGCTGTTTCGCAGCGGCGCGGCGCTCCAGGCGCTGGAAGACGTGCGCGTCGTCGCCTTCGACAAGACCGGCACCCTGACCGAGGGCCGGCCCTCCCTCACCGACCTGATCCCGGCCCCCGGCTTCGACCCCGACGCGGTGCTGGCGAGCGCCGCCGCGCTCGAATCCCGCTCCGAGCACCCGATCGCCCGCGCCGTCGTGGCGGCCGCCGCCGAGAAGGGCCTGCCCCTGCCGCCGGTGAGCGCGTTCGCGGCGGTGCCGGGTCACGGCGTCACCGGCCGGGCCGGCGACCGGCAGGTCGCGATCGGTGCCGCCCGCCACCTCGCCGGGCTCGACCTCGCGGGCCTCGCACCGCACGCCGAGCGCCTGGCCGCGCAGGGCCGCTCCCCGGTCTTCGTCGCCCTCGACGGCGTGCCGGCGGCGGTTCTCGCCGTCTCGGACCCGGTCAAGCCCGGGGCCGCCGAGGCGGTGCGGGCGCTGGCCGACCGGGGCCTCGCGGTCGCCCTCGTCACCGGCGACGCGACGGGGACCGCCGAGGGCGTGGCGCGGAGCCTCGGCATCGCCATCGTGCTCGCCGAGGTGCTGCCCGCGGGCAAACGCGACGCCGTCCGGTCCCTGCGGGAGCGGCACGGCCCGGTCGCCTTCGTGGGCGACGGCATCAACGACGCCCCGGCGCTGGCCGAGGCCGAGATCGGGCTCGCCATCGGCACCGGCACCGACGTGGCGGTGGAGAGCGCCGACGTGGTGCTGATGGCCGGCGACCCCGCCACCGTCGGCGAGGCGCTGCGGCTGTCGCGGGCGGTGATGCGCAACATCCGCCAGAACCTGTTCTGGGCCTTCGCCTACAACGTGGCGCTGATCCCGGTGGCGGCGGGCGTCCTGCGGGTGGTCGGCGGTCCGTCCCTGTCGCCGGTGCTGGCGGCGGGTGCGATGGCCCTGTCGAGCGTGTTCGTGGTCGGCAACGCGCTGCGGCTCAGGCGGGCGTGA
- a CDS encoding ABC transporter substrate-binding protein has protein sequence MGESMPGPTRGAWRSALLAAALLSAAPAAAEVSDGKISDGKIRIGVLTDMSGVYADITGKGSVVATRMAVDDCLAAECRGMNIEIVSADHQNKADVASAIAREWIDRQGVDVLTDMSNASIQLALPPLLKAKNRLGLFPGGTARLTGDACLPSHIVQWMWDTYVQVAGVSTTLTKPGTTWQLVTADYALGNQLEADTRQLVAREGGRVLGSVRHPFPAADLSSQIVTAQGSGADIVALANAGGDTITGVKAARDFGLLGSAQRLAAFFLTVMDVRSIGLQTAQGTVLTEGFYWDLDPGTRAFSARFRALHGTVPSAIHAGIYSAVRHYLKAAAAAGTDEAGAVMATMHALPIADEVVRNARLRPDGRMVHDVYVFQVKTPAASKGEWDFYEPVATIPGDRAFRPLEQGNCPALKDRAGR, from the coding sequence ATGGGGGAATCGATGCCCGGTCCGACGCGAGGCGCGTGGCGCTCCGCCCTGCTCGCCGCCGCCCTGCTGAGTGCGGCCCCGGCCGCCGCCGAGGTCTCCGACGGCAAGATTTCCGACGGCAAGATCAGGATCGGCGTCCTCACCGACATGTCCGGCGTCTACGCGGACATCACCGGCAAGGGCTCGGTGGTCGCGACGCGGATGGCGGTCGACGACTGCCTGGCGGCCGAATGCCGGGGGATGAATATCGAGATCGTCTCCGCCGACCACCAGAACAAGGCCGACGTGGCCTCAGCCATCGCCCGCGAGTGGATCGACCGCCAGGGCGTCGACGTCCTGACCGACATGTCGAACGCCTCGATCCAGCTCGCCCTGCCGCCGCTCCTCAAGGCCAAGAACCGCCTCGGCCTGTTTCCGGGCGGCACCGCGCGGCTCACGGGCGATGCCTGCCTGCCGAGCCACATCGTGCAGTGGATGTGGGACACCTACGTCCAGGTCGCCGGCGTCTCGACCACGCTCACGAAGCCCGGCACGACCTGGCAGCTCGTCACCGCGGATTACGCGCTGGGCAACCAGCTCGAGGCCGATACGCGCCAGCTCGTCGCCCGTGAGGGCGGGCGCGTCCTCGGCTCGGTGCGCCACCCCTTCCCGGCCGCCGACCTCTCGTCGCAGATCGTCACCGCGCAAGGCTCGGGCGCCGACATCGTCGCGCTCGCCAATGCCGGCGGCGACACGATCACGGGGGTCAAGGCGGCGCGCGACTTCGGGCTGCTCGGCAGCGCCCAGCGGCTCGCGGCGTTCTTCCTCACAGTGATGGACGTGCGGAGCATCGGCCTTCAGACCGCGCAGGGGACGGTGCTGACGGAGGGGTTCTACTGGGACCTCGACCCGGGCACCCGGGCGTTCTCGGCCCGGTTCCGGGCGCTCCACGGCACCGTGCCCTCGGCGATCCATGCCGGGATCTACTCGGCGGTCCGCCATTACCTGAAGGCGGCCGCTGCCGCGGGCACCGACGAGGCCGGCGCCGTGATGGCGACGATGCACGCCCTCCCGATCGCCGACGAGGTGGTGCGCAACGCGCGCCTGCGCCCGGACGGGCGGATGGTGCACGATGTCTACGTGTTCCAGGTCAAGACGCCCGCGGCCTCGAAGGGCGAGTGGGACTTCTACGAGCCGGTGGCGACGATCCCGGGGGATCGGGCGTTTCGGCCGCTGGAGCAGGGGAACTGCCCGGCGTTGAAGGACAGGGCGGGGCGGTGA
- a CDS encoding mandelate racemase/muconate lactonizing enzyme family protein: protein MPRIVSLEAGYYRVTLAVTLSDSMHGDMPAFELNTVRLRDADGAEGVGYTYTCGRNGAAIDAILRRDIPDQLVGQEADRIEHIWQRIWWGQHYGGRGGPTVLAQSAIDMALWDLKAKRLGQPLWTLLGGHDAKVPCYAGGIDLQLPLDQLLRQTDDNLAKGFRAIKMKVGRRKLSEDVERVRAMREHLGDGFPLMADANMRWSADEAIRAARAFQPFDLTWLEEPLIPDDVAGQARVVREGGLPIAAGENLRTLWDFKQLIAAGGVTYPEPDVTNCGGVTPFMKIAHLAEAFNLPVTSHGAHDVTVHLLAACPNRSYLEAHGFGLDAYLAEPLVIEEGFAVAPDRPGHGIAFDWRGLDAIRA, encoded by the coding sequence ATGCCCCGCATCGTCTCGCTGGAGGCCGGTTACTATCGCGTGACGCTGGCCGTCACCCTCAGCGACAGCATGCACGGCGACATGCCGGCCTTCGAGCTGAACACCGTGCGGCTGCGCGACGCGGACGGGGCGGAGGGCGTCGGCTACACCTATACCTGCGGCCGCAACGGCGCCGCCATCGATGCGATCCTCAGGCGCGACATTCCCGACCAGCTCGTCGGGCAGGAGGCCGACCGGATCGAGCACATCTGGCAGCGGATCTGGTGGGGCCAGCATTACGGCGGCCGCGGCGGGCCCACGGTGCTGGCCCAATCGGCGATCGACATGGCGCTGTGGGACCTGAAGGCGAAGCGCCTCGGCCAGCCGCTCTGGACGCTGCTCGGCGGGCACGACGCCAAAGTGCCGTGTTACGCCGGCGGCATCGACCTCCAGCTGCCGCTCGACCAGTTGCTGCGCCAGACTGACGACAACCTGGCGAAGGGCTTTCGGGCCATCAAGATGAAGGTGGGCCGGCGCAAGCTCTCCGAGGATGTCGAGCGGGTGCGGGCGATGCGCGAGCATCTCGGCGACGGATTCCCCCTGATGGCCGACGCCAACATGCGCTGGAGCGCCGACGAGGCGATCCGCGCCGCGCGCGCCTTCCAGCCCTTCGACCTGACCTGGCTGGAGGAGCCGCTCATCCCCGACGACGTCGCCGGCCAGGCGCGCGTCGTGCGCGAGGGCGGGCTGCCGATCGCGGCGGGCGAGAACCTGCGCACGTTGTGGGACTTCAAGCAGCTGATCGCGGCCGGCGGCGTCACGTATCCGGAGCCGGACGTGACGAATTGCGGCGGCGTGACCCCGTTCATGAAGATCGCGCACCTGGCGGAGGCCTTCAACCTGCCGGTCACGTCCCACGGCGCGCACGACGTCACGGTGCACCTGCTCGCCGCCTGCCCGAACCGCTCCTACCTCGAGGCGCACGGCTTCGGCCTCGACGCCTACCTCGCCGAGCCGCTCGTGATCGAGGAGGGCTTCGCGGTGGCGCCCGACCGGCCGGGCCACGGCATCGCGTTCGACTGGCGGGGCCTCGACGCGATCCGGGCCTGA
- a CDS encoding ABC transporter substrate-binding protein yields the protein MKRVIAGALSLGTLVMAALPAVAQDNKTLTVWFSKGFYRSEDESLWATIKKFEQKTGIKVELSQYAIQDMIPKTVAALDSGSPPDVGYSDTYNNQAAGKWAFEGKLEDLTDILQPMMPRFAPQTVEHVLLMNGQTNKKAYYGFPLKRQTLHTETWGDMLEKAGFKPSDVPTKWADYWSFWCDKVQPAYRKASGTRTYGIGAPMGVESTDSFQSFYAFMDAYDAKLVDNDGKLTVDDPKTREGVAKALKDYTDPYVKGCVPPSATTWKDPDNNVAFHNRTTVMTHNFTISIAAKWYEDSVNPNNTPEQREASKKAYEETIITAPFPNRPDGKPMTYRADVKHGVVFSGAKNKAAAKEFVKFIMEEDNLRPYVEGAIGRWFPVTKESIESPFWQADKHRKAVYNQFKSGTEPFDYVKNYKFTLVNNENVFAKAMNRVVSEKVPVEKAADEMLVRIKQIAGQ from the coding sequence ATGAAGCGAGTGATCGCGGGCGCGTTGTCGCTTGGTACCCTGGTTATGGCAGCGCTGCCGGCCGTCGCGCAGGACAACAAGACGCTCACCGTCTGGTTCAGCAAGGGCTTCTACCGGTCAGAGGACGAGTCGCTCTGGGCGACGATCAAGAAGTTCGAGCAGAAGACCGGGATCAAGGTCGAGCTGTCGCAATACGCGATCCAGGACATGATCCCGAAGACCGTGGCGGCGCTCGATTCCGGCTCGCCGCCCGACGTCGGCTATTCCGACACCTACAACAACCAGGCCGCCGGCAAGTGGGCCTTCGAGGGCAAGCTCGAGGACCTCACCGACATCCTCCAGCCGATGATGCCGCGCTTCGCGCCCCAGACCGTCGAGCACGTGCTGCTCATGAACGGCCAGACCAACAAGAAGGCCTATTACGGCTTCCCGCTCAAGCGCCAGACGCTCCACACCGAGACCTGGGGCGACATGCTGGAGAAGGCCGGCTTCAAGCCGTCCGACGTGCCGACGAAGTGGGCCGATTACTGGTCGTTCTGGTGCGACAAGGTCCAGCCGGCCTACCGCAAGGCGTCGGGCACCCGGACCTACGGCATCGGCGCGCCGATGGGCGTGGAATCGACCGACAGCTTCCAGTCCTTCTACGCCTTCATGGACGCCTACGACGCCAAGCTCGTCGACAACGACGGCAAGCTGACCGTCGACGACCCGAAGACCCGCGAGGGCGTGGCGAAGGCGCTGAAGGACTACACCGACCCCTACGTCAAGGGCTGCGTGCCGCCGTCCGCCACGACCTGGAAGGACCCCGACAACAACGTCGCCTTCCACAACCGCACCACGGTGATGACGCACAACTTCACCATCTCGATCGCCGCGAAGTGGTACGAGGACAGCGTCAACCCGAACAACACGCCCGAGCAGCGCGAGGCCTCGAAGAAGGCCTACGAGGAGACGATCATCACCGCGCCGTTCCCGAACCGGCCGGACGGCAAGCCGATGACCTACCGCGCCGACGTCAAGCACGGCGTCGTCTTCTCGGGCGCCAAGAACAAGGCGGCGGCCAAGGAGTTCGTGAAGTTCATCATGGAGGAGGACAACCTCCGTCCCTACGTCGAGGGCGCGATCGGCCGCTGGTTCCCGGTGACGAAGGAGTCGATCGAGAGCCCGTTCTGGCAGGCCGACAAGCACCGCAAGGCGGTCTACAACCAGTTCAAGTCCGGCACCGAGCCGTTCGACTACGTGAAGAACTACAAGTTCACGCTGGTCAACAACGAGAACGTGTTCGCCAAGGCGATGAACCGGGTGGTGAGCGAGAAGGTCCCGGTCGAGAAGGCCGCCGACGAGATGCTGGTCCGCATCAAGCAGATCGCCGGGCAGTAA